A genomic window from Peromyscus maniculatus bairdii isolate BWxNUB_F1_BW_parent chromosome 1, HU_Pman_BW_mat_3.1, whole genome shotgun sequence includes:
- the LOC143271955 gene encoding vomeronasal type-1 receptor 4-like, whose amino-acid sequence MSYESKALKTTEELALQMLLLFQVGIGTIANILLFFHNFSPIFTGSRLRPTQVIVTNLAVSNAFLLLVTAFPSNVMVFVPRKPATNMQCKIVFFIRMMAQNTNMCSTCVLSIHQFVTLVPGHWGRLMLRGRTPDVLSYSFYCCWLLSVLNNIYIPMKVTGPQSTGNDTNNNSKFLCSTSGFSVVFIFLHFTHDATFISIMAWTSVSMVLVLHRHHQRIKHIVTPNQMHRSHAEIRAAQNVLMVVITFVALYLLNFICIIFHTILTDWGLLLRHVGEALTAGFPTISPFLLIFRDPKVPCSVFFNC is encoded by the exons ATGTCATATGAGAGTAAAGCTCTAAAAACCACTGAGGAACTGGCTCTCCAGATGCTCCTGCTTTTCCAGGTTGGGATTGGGACCATAGCCAacattcttctgtttttccataatTTTTCTCCCATCTTTACTGGCTCTCGACTGAGGCCCACACAGGTCATTGTCACTAACTTGGCTGTATCTAATGCCTTCCTTCTCCTTGTAACTGCCTTTCCAagcaatgtgatggtttttgttccAAGGAAACCTGCAACTAACATGCAATGcaaaattgttttcttcattcGCATGATGgctcaaaacacaaacatgtgCTCCACCTGTGTCCTGAGCATCCATCAGTTTGTCACTCTTGTTCCTGGTCACTGGGGTAGGCTGATGCTTCGAGGAAGAACCCCTGATGTCCTGAGTTATTCTTTTTACTGTTGTTGGTTGTTAAGTGTCTTAAATAACATCTACATTCCAATGAAAGTTACTGGTCCACAGAGCACAGGCAATGACACTAACAATAACAGCAAGTTTCTCTGTTCCACATCTGGATTCAGTGTAGTTTTCATCTTCTTGCATTTTACCCATGATGCCACATTCATCAGCATCATGGCCTGGACCAGTGTCTCCATGGTGCTTGTCCTCCATAGACATCACCAGCGAATAAAGCACATCGTCACTCCCAATCAAATGCACAGAAGCCATGCTGAGATAAGAGCAGCCCAAAACGTCCTGATGGTGGTCATCACATTTGTTGCCCTGTAcc tcctaaattttatttgtatcatCTTTCACACTATTTTAACAGACTGGGGTCTCTTGTTGAGGCATGTAGGTGAAGCTTTGACTGCAGGCTTCCCCACTATTTCTCCCTTCCTGTTGATCTTTAGGGATCCTAAGGTCCCTTGTTCTGTGTTCTTCAACTGCTAA
- the LOC102905018 gene encoding vomeronasal type-1 receptor 4-like, translating into MVIPLEVVSMSSQNKTLKATEELALQMLLLFEIGCGTLANILLFVHNFSPIFTGSRLRTTQVIVTNLAVANAFLLLVTAFPNNVMVFVPRNPKTNLQCKFGYFIRVVARSTNMCSTSALSIHQFITLVPGHWGRLMPRGRAPNALSYSCYSCWLFSVLNNVYIPMKVSGSQSTGNDTHNQGKWVCSTSGFSAGIVILRFSHDAIFISIMAWTSVSMVLLLHRHHQRTQHILTASQNHRGHAEARAAQTVLMLVVTFVALYLLNFICVIFHTFLMDYRIWLRHVNEVLTAGFPTVSPFLLIFRDPKDPCSVFFNC; encoded by the exons atggttatacctctggaa GTTGTCTCCATGTCCTCTCAGAATAAAACTCTAAAAGCCACCGAGGAATTGGCTCTCCAGATGCTCCTGCTTTTCGAGATTGGGTGTGGGACACTGGCCAACATTCTTCTGTTTGTCCATAATTTCTCTCCCATCTTTACTGGCTCTCGACTGAGGACCACACAGGTCATTGTCACCAACTTGGCTGTGGCCAATGCCTTCCTTCTCCTCGTCACTGCATTTCCAAACAACGTGATGGTTTTTGTTCCAAGGAATCCTAAAACTAACCTGCAATGCAAATTTGGGTACTTCATTCGTGTGGTGGCTCGAAGCACAAACATGTGCTCCACCAGTGCACTGAGCATCCATCAGTTTATCACTCTTGTTCCTGGTCATTGGGGTAGGCTGATGCCTCGAGGAAGAGCCCCTAATGCCCTGAGTTATTCTTGTTACAGTTGTTGGTTGTTCAGTGTCTTAAATAATGTCTACATTCCAATGAAAGTCAGTGGTTCACAGAGCACAGGCAATGACACTCACAATCAAGGCAAGTGGGTCTGCTCCACATCTGGATTTAGTGCAGGCATTGTCATCTTGCGTTTTTCTCATGATGCCATTTTCATCAGCATCATGGCCTGGACCAGTGTCTCCATGGTGCTTCTCCTCCATAGACATCACCAGCGAACACAGCACATCCTCACTGCCAGTCAGAACCACCGAGGCCATGCTGAGGCCAGAGCAGCCCAAACTGTCCTCATGCTGGTGGTCACATTTGTTGCTCTGTACctcctaaattttatttgtgtaatcTTTCACACTTTCTTAATGGACTATCGCATCTGGTTGAGGCATGTAAATGAAGTTTTGACTGCAGGCTTCCCCACTGTTTCTCCCTTCCTGTTGATCTTTAGGGATCCTAAGGATCCCTGTTCTGTGTTCTTCAACTGCTAA